Proteins from a genomic interval of Caulobacter sp. NIBR1757:
- the raiA gene encoding ribosome-associated translation inhibitor RaiA has translation MQIQVAGKQVDVGAALRDRITDDLSNSIARYFDRGGAADVTVSRSGHGFRVDCALSLDSGQKLQSHGSGGDAHAAFTDALGKIETRVRRYKRRLKDHSPAANAKQEERAIYTTLRAPDDSEDDIDWDAEEPVSDGAPSAMVIAENDTEVKVLTVSGAVMELDLTESQTIVFRNAAHGGLSVVYRRSDGNIGWIDPERTKRSGNGSGAKG, from the coding sequence ATGCAAATCCAAGTCGCTGGCAAACAAGTCGATGTCGGCGCGGCCCTGCGGGACCGCATCACCGACGACCTCTCCAACAGCATCGCAAGGTACTTCGATCGCGGCGGCGCGGCCGACGTGACCGTCAGCCGATCGGGCCATGGCTTCCGGGTCGATTGCGCCCTGTCGCTCGATTCCGGCCAGAAGCTGCAGAGCCACGGGTCCGGCGGCGACGCCCATGCCGCCTTCACCGATGCGCTGGGCAAGATCGAGACCCGGGTTCGGCGCTACAAGCGCCGGCTCAAGGACCACAGCCCTGCCGCCAACGCCAAGCAGGAAGAGCGGGCGATCTACACCACCCTGCGGGCGCCCGATGACTCGGAAGACGACATCGACTGGGACGCGGAAGAACCCGTCTCGGACGGGGCGCCCAGCGCCATGGTCATTGCCGAAAATGACACTGAGGTGAAAGTTTTGACCGTTTCGGGGGCGGTTATGGAACTGGACTTGACTGAATCGCAAACAATTGTGTTTAGGAACGCCGCGCACGGCGGATTGTCCGTCGTCTACCGTCGCAGCGACGGCAATATCGGATGGATCGATCCCGAGCGCACCAAGCGGTCGGGGAACGGTTCCGGCGCCAAGGGCTAG